In a single window of the Arachis hypogaea cultivar Tifrunner chromosome 6, arahy.Tifrunner.gnm2.J5K5, whole genome shotgun sequence genome:
- the LOC112696090 gene encoding polygalacturonase inhibitor: MASEKSFLLVVAVLLLLSPALGAKERCNPQDKKALLQIKKDFNNPYVLTSWKPEEDCCTWYCVECDRKTNRIVTINIYLSVPETNFSAKIPDSIGLLPYLQTLTLHHLPYLTGPINPAIAKLTNLNFLQISRTNISGPVPAFLAQLKKLTYIDLSFNNLSGSIPPELGQLPKLEALHLDRNHLTGPIPASFGSLKSNPDIYLSHNNLSGPIPPSFFRLNLTRLDLSRNKLVGDASGLFGATKATQTIDLSRNQFAFDLSKVKFSKTIISLDLNHNKLYGALPASLTALDNLQLFNVSYNRLCGKIPVGGNLQKNDVYSYFHNKCLCGSPLPKCSN, encoded by the coding sequence atggcATCAGAGAAGAGTTTTCTTCTTGTTGTGGCTGTGCTGCTTCTGCTCTCGCCTGCACTGGGAGCAAAGGAGCGGTGCAACCCACAGGACAAGAAAGCTCTCCTTCAGATAAAAAAGGACTTCAACAACCCTTACGTGCTGACTTCATGGAAGCCCGAAGAGGATTGCTGCACCTGGTACTGCGTAGAGTGCGACCGGAAAACCAACCGCATTGTCACCATCAACATTTACCTTTCTGTCCCTGAGACTAATTTCTCCGCCAAAATCCCAGACTCCATCGGCCTCCTCCCTTACCTCCAGACCCTCACACTCCACCACCTCCCCTACCTCACCGGCCCAATCAACCCCGCCATCGCCAAGCTCACCAACCTCAACTTCCTCCAAATTAGCCGCACCAACATCTCCGGCCCGGTACCTGCCTTCCTGGCCCAGCTCAAAAAACTCACGTATATTGACCTCTCCTTCAACAACTTATCAGGCTCTATACCCCCCGAGTTAGGCCAGCTGCCCAAGCTTGAGGCCCTGCATCTCGACCGGAACCACTTGACCGGGCCCATCCCTGCCTCCTTCGGCTCTTTGAAGTCCAACCCGGACATATACCTCTCCCACAACAACCTCTCCGGGCCCATCCCTCCCTCGTTCTTCAGACTCAACTTGACGCGGTTGGATCTGTCGAGGAACAAGCTCGTGGGCGATGCGTCTGGGCTTTTCGGGGCCACCAAGGCGACGCAGACGATAGACCTTTCGAGAAACCAGTTTGCATTCGACCTGAGCAAGGTCAAGTTCTCAAAGACTATAATTTCATTGGATTTGAACCACAACAAGTTGTACGGTGCGCTACCCGCGAGCCTGACCGCACTAGACAATCTACAGCTCTTCAATGTGAGCTACAACAGGCTTTGCGGGAAGATCCCTGTGGGTGGGAATCTTCAGAAGAACGATGTTTACTCATATTTTCATAACAAGTGTTTGTGTGGTTCTCCACTCCCCAAATGCAGCAACTGA
- the LOC140173604 gene encoding uncharacterized protein, translated as MSTLYKYETFWEDHEECHNVINRGWNKEITRGTAWTNIIQRMKNYKEELKKWSRTTFKRADKKILKMKEELRKLQNSSLEANKQQQINQIKKRTSEMWRLEWDFLEEVLKAFGFNEKLVKLMMGCVKSANYKIKINGNMSNKIKLQRGLRQEDPLSPYLFIMAAEVFTILMNEVQQKNLISDIKLAPTAPSITYLFFADDCIIFAEAKEEEVYQIIQVLNQYTEASGQRINLEKSGISFGSIIPIQTRANIEEILCMAAWENPGKYVGLPARWEISKNKALECIEEKVMNKMEGWKEKLLNQVGKEVRILKAVYFSNNNFWKARAHRGASWVWRNILEGRNFLRRKGSWSIGNRSEVEVWGDNWVEEKHRLEAPENARRMKVKELLVEGQGWDANKVHTLFPIYLSERILRTPVSLVDKNDTLIWPYKMDGDYTVKIGYYAAKEEKKGRKRERMHQQAQILKLFRKRFGECKFNKK; from the exons ATGAGTACGCTTTATAAGTATGAGACATTTTGGGAAGATCATGAGGAATGCCATAATGTTATTAATAGGGGATGGAACAAAGAGATCACAAGAGGAACTGCTTGGACTAACATTATTCAAAGGATGAAGAATTACAAGGAGGAGCTGAAGAAATGGAGCAGAACCACCTTTAAAAGGGCTGACAAGAAAATTTTGAAGATGAAGGAGGAGCTCAGAAAActacagaattcaagcttggaagCAAATAAACAGCAACAGATAAATCAGATAAAAAAAAGAACTTCAGAAATGTGGag ACTTGAATGGGACTTTCTTGAAGAGGTGCTCAAGGCCTTTGGCTTTAATGAAAAATTGGTGAAGTTGATGATGGGATGTGTGAAGAGTGCAaattataagataaaaataaatggcAACATGTCCAACAAAATTAAACTTCAAAGAGGCTTGCGGCAAGAAGATCCGTTATCGCCCTATCTTTTTATAATGGCGGCAGAGGTCTTTACTATCCTAATGAATGAAGTTCAACAGAAAAATCTAATCTCTGACATTAAACTTGCACCAACAGCCCCATCTATAACATACTTATTTTTTGCTGATGATTGTATTATTTTTGCTGAAGCAAAAGAAGAGGAGGTTTATCAGATTATTCAAGTACTTAATCAATACACTGAAGCCTCGGGTCAGCGAATAAATTTGGAGAAATCAGGCATTTCTTTTGGGAGTATTATTCCTATTCAAACTAGGGCCAATATAGAGGAGATCTTATGTATGGCAGCTTGGGAGAATCCTGGAAAGTACGTTGGACTACCAGCTAGATGGGAAATATCAAAGAACAAAGCTTTGGAATGTATAGAGGAGAAGGTTATGAACAAAATGGAAGGATGGAAGGAGAAATTGTTGAACCAAGTTGGAAAAGAG GTGAGAATCTTAAAGGCAGTATATTTTTCCAACAACAATTTTTGGAAAGCTAGAGCGCATAGAGGTGCATCATGGGTCTGGAGAAACATTTTAGAAGGCAGGAATTTtcttagaagaaaaggaagctGGAGCATTGGAAATAGATCTGAAGTAGAGGTTTGGGGGGACAATTGGGTTGAAGAAAAACACAGATTGGAAGCACCAGAGAATGCGAGAAGAATGAAAGTTAAAGAGTTGTTAGTTGAAGGACAAGGATGGGATGCTAATAAAGTTCACACCCTTTTTCCGATTTACTTGTCTGAAAGAATACTAAGAACACCTGTCAGCTTAGTGGATAAGAATGATACTTTAATTTGGCCATATAAGATGGATGGAGATTACACAGTCAAGATAGGGTATTATGCagcaaaagaggaaaaaaaaggaaGGAAGAGGGAGAGAATGCATCAACAAGCACAGATCTTAAAGCTCTTTAGAAAGAGATTTGGAGAatgcaagttcaacaaaaagtaa
- the LOC112696091 gene encoding bZIP transcription factor TGA10 isoform X2 — protein sequence MGSSVKSSNQGSTQLEPLQQQHHHHHRRHHNQIQQEHQISFGMMQSPSSSSSIIPGNLLNKDSGGGGAYDLGELDQALFLYLDGQADPSNTLHQDQRQKSSSSGMRPHTLNIFPSQPMHVHPSSSNSKASMELVSASKNEPASATAPPPQPPKPVKRDSNRKGPTSSSEQEGPKTPDPKTLRRLAQNREAARKSRLRKKAYVQQLESSRIRLNQIEQELQRARSQGIFFGGSGVMGGEQGLGVGINGISTEAAMFDVEYARWLEEHHRLVCELRAAVQEHLPENELRLFVDNCLAHYDQVMNLKGLVARSDVFHLVSGMWKTPAERCFMWIGGFRPSELIKIMVSQIEPLTEQQILGICGLQQSTQEAEEALSQGLEALNQSLLNTITSDSLSSPPVMATYMGQMALAMNKLATLEDFVKQADNLRQQTVHRLHEILTTRQAARCFLAIAEYFHRLRALSSLWLSRPRQDQ from the exons ATGGGTTCGAGTGTTAAGAGCAGCAACCAAGGAAGCACTCAACTTGAACCACTTcaacaacaacatcatcatcatcatcgtcgtcaTCATAATCAAATACAGCAAGAGCACCAAATCTCTTTCGGGATGATGCAATCTCCTTCATCATCATCCTCTATCATCCCGGGAAACTTGTT AAACAAGGATTCAGGTGGTGGTGGAGCTTATGATTTGGGTGAACTGGACCAAGCCCTTTTTCTCTACCTCGATGGACAAGCCGATCCCTCAAATACTCTTCATCAAGACCAAAGAC AGAAGTCATCATCATCCGGAATGAGGCCTCATACGCTCAACATTTTCCCCTCTCAGCCTATGCACGTTCACCCATCATCATCCaattccaaggcaagtatggagTTAGTTTCTGCTTCCAAGAACGAACCCGCTTCTGCCACTGCTCCTCCTCCTCAACCACCTAAACCTGTCAAG CGAGACAGTAACCGCAAGGGTCCGACCTCAAGTTCTGAACAAGAAGGACCCAAAACACCAGACCCCAag ACACTGAGACGACTTGCTCAGAATAGAGAGGCAGCTCGCAAAAGCAGGCTTAGGAAAAAG GCATATGTTCAGCAGCTAGAATCCAGTAGGATTAGGCTTAATCAGATTGAGCAAGAGCTACAGCGTGCTAGATCTCAA GGCATATTCTTCGGTGGAAGTGGAGTTATGGGTGGAGAACAAGGTCTTGGTGTGGGTATTAATGGCATAAGCACAG AGGCTGCAATGTTTGACGTAGAATATGCTAGATGGCTAGAGGAGCACCACCGCCTAGTGTGCGAGCTGAGGGCGGCGGTGCAAGAACACCTACCTGAGAACGAGCTCAGACTCTTTGTGGACAATTGCTTGGCGCATTACGACCAAGTTATGAACCTCAAGGGTTTAGTGGCCAGATCCGATGTCTTCCACCTTGTTTCCGGCATGTGGAAGACGCCGGCTGAGCGTTGCTTTATGTGGATCGGTGGATTCAGGCCCTCAGAACTCATTAAG ATTATGGTGAGTCAAATAGAGCCTCTGACGGAGCAACAAATACTTGGGATATGCGGGTTGCAACAATCAACACAAGAGGCAGAAGAGGCTCTTTCCCAAGGCCTTGAGGCTCTCAATCAATCTCTCCTGAACACTATCACATCAGATTCTTTGAGCTCTCCTCCTGTTATGGCTACCTACATGGGACAGATGGCTCTCGCCATGAACAAGCTCGCTACTCTTGAAGATTTCGTCAAACAG GCAGATAATCTACGGCAGCAAACGGTGCACCGGCTGCATGAGATCCTAACGACGCGGCAGGCGGCGAGGTGTTTTCTGGCGATAGCGGAGTACTTCCATCGCCTGAGAGCCCTCAGTTCTCTCTGGTTGTCCCGCCCTCGCCAGGATCAGTAG
- the LOC112696091 gene encoding bZIP transcription factor TGA10 isoform X1, whose translation MGSSVKSSNQGSTQLEPLQQQHHHHHRRHHNQIQQEHQISFGMMQSPSSSSSIIPGNLLNKDSGGGGAYDLGELDQALFLYLDGQADPSNTLHQDQRQKSSSSGMRPHTLNIFPSQPMHVHPSSSNSKASMELVSASKNEPASATAPPPQPPKPVKQRDSNRKGPTSSSEQEGPKTPDPKTLRRLAQNREAARKSRLRKKAYVQQLESSRIRLNQIEQELQRARSQGIFFGGSGVMGGEQGLGVGINGISTEAAMFDVEYARWLEEHHRLVCELRAAVQEHLPENELRLFVDNCLAHYDQVMNLKGLVARSDVFHLVSGMWKTPAERCFMWIGGFRPSELIKIMVSQIEPLTEQQILGICGLQQSTQEAEEALSQGLEALNQSLLNTITSDSLSSPPVMATYMGQMALAMNKLATLEDFVKQADNLRQQTVHRLHEILTTRQAARCFLAIAEYFHRLRALSSLWLSRPRQDQ comes from the exons ATGGGTTCGAGTGTTAAGAGCAGCAACCAAGGAAGCACTCAACTTGAACCACTTcaacaacaacatcatcatcatcatcgtcgtcaTCATAATCAAATACAGCAAGAGCACCAAATCTCTTTCGGGATGATGCAATCTCCTTCATCATCATCCTCTATCATCCCGGGAAACTTGTT AAACAAGGATTCAGGTGGTGGTGGAGCTTATGATTTGGGTGAACTGGACCAAGCCCTTTTTCTCTACCTCGATGGACAAGCCGATCCCTCAAATACTCTTCATCAAGACCAAAGAC AGAAGTCATCATCATCCGGAATGAGGCCTCATACGCTCAACATTTTCCCCTCTCAGCCTATGCACGTTCACCCATCATCATCCaattccaaggcaagtatggagTTAGTTTCTGCTTCCAAGAACGAACCCGCTTCTGCCACTGCTCCTCCTCCTCAACCACCTAAACCTGTCAAG CAGCGAGACAGTAACCGCAAGGGTCCGACCTCAAGTTCTGAACAAGAAGGACCCAAAACACCAGACCCCAag ACACTGAGACGACTTGCTCAGAATAGAGAGGCAGCTCGCAAAAGCAGGCTTAGGAAAAAG GCATATGTTCAGCAGCTAGAATCCAGTAGGATTAGGCTTAATCAGATTGAGCAAGAGCTACAGCGTGCTAGATCTCAA GGCATATTCTTCGGTGGAAGTGGAGTTATGGGTGGAGAACAAGGTCTTGGTGTGGGTATTAATGGCATAAGCACAG AGGCTGCAATGTTTGACGTAGAATATGCTAGATGGCTAGAGGAGCACCACCGCCTAGTGTGCGAGCTGAGGGCGGCGGTGCAAGAACACCTACCTGAGAACGAGCTCAGACTCTTTGTGGACAATTGCTTGGCGCATTACGACCAAGTTATGAACCTCAAGGGTTTAGTGGCCAGATCCGATGTCTTCCACCTTGTTTCCGGCATGTGGAAGACGCCGGCTGAGCGTTGCTTTATGTGGATCGGTGGATTCAGGCCCTCAGAACTCATTAAG ATTATGGTGAGTCAAATAGAGCCTCTGACGGAGCAACAAATACTTGGGATATGCGGGTTGCAACAATCAACACAAGAGGCAGAAGAGGCTCTTTCCCAAGGCCTTGAGGCTCTCAATCAATCTCTCCTGAACACTATCACATCAGATTCTTTGAGCTCTCCTCCTGTTATGGCTACCTACATGGGACAGATGGCTCTCGCCATGAACAAGCTCGCTACTCTTGAAGATTTCGTCAAACAG GCAGATAATCTACGGCAGCAAACGGTGCACCGGCTGCATGAGATCCTAACGACGCGGCAGGCGGCGAGGTGTTTTCTGGCGATAGCGGAGTACTTCCATCGCCTGAGAGCCCTCAGTTCTCTCTGGTTGTCCCGCCCTCGCCAGGATCAGTAG
- the LOC112696091 gene encoding bZIP transcription factor TGA10 isoform X3, with translation MGSSVKSSNQGSTQLEPLQQQHHHHHRRHHNQIQQEHQISFGMMQSPSSSSSIIPGNLLNKDSGGGGAYDLGELDQALFLYLDGQADPSNTLHQDQRQKSSSSGMRPHTLNIFPSQPMHVHPSSSNSKASMELVSASKNEPASATAPPPQPPKPVKQRDSNRKGPTSSSEQEGPKTPDPKTLRRLAQNREAARKSRLRKKAYVQQLESSRIRLNQIEQELQRARSQGIFFGGSGVMGGEQGLGVGINGISTEAAMFDVEYARWLEEHHRLVCELRAAVQEHLPENELRLFVDNCLAHYDQVMNLKGLVARSDVFHLVSGMWKTPAERCFMWIGGFRPSELIKIMVSQIEPLTEQQILGICGLQQSTQEAEEALSQGLEALNQSLLNTITSDSLSSPPVMATYMGQMALAMNKLATLEDFVKQIIYGSKRCTGCMRS, from the exons ATGGGTTCGAGTGTTAAGAGCAGCAACCAAGGAAGCACTCAACTTGAACCACTTcaacaacaacatcatcatcatcatcgtcgtcaTCATAATCAAATACAGCAAGAGCACCAAATCTCTTTCGGGATGATGCAATCTCCTTCATCATCATCCTCTATCATCCCGGGAAACTTGTT AAACAAGGATTCAGGTGGTGGTGGAGCTTATGATTTGGGTGAACTGGACCAAGCCCTTTTTCTCTACCTCGATGGACAAGCCGATCCCTCAAATACTCTTCATCAAGACCAAAGAC AGAAGTCATCATCATCCGGAATGAGGCCTCATACGCTCAACATTTTCCCCTCTCAGCCTATGCACGTTCACCCATCATCATCCaattccaaggcaagtatggagTTAGTTTCTGCTTCCAAGAACGAACCCGCTTCTGCCACTGCTCCTCCTCCTCAACCACCTAAACCTGTCAAG CAGCGAGACAGTAACCGCAAGGGTCCGACCTCAAGTTCTGAACAAGAAGGACCCAAAACACCAGACCCCAag ACACTGAGACGACTTGCTCAGAATAGAGAGGCAGCTCGCAAAAGCAGGCTTAGGAAAAAG GCATATGTTCAGCAGCTAGAATCCAGTAGGATTAGGCTTAATCAGATTGAGCAAGAGCTACAGCGTGCTAGATCTCAA GGCATATTCTTCGGTGGAAGTGGAGTTATGGGTGGAGAACAAGGTCTTGGTGTGGGTATTAATGGCATAAGCACAG AGGCTGCAATGTTTGACGTAGAATATGCTAGATGGCTAGAGGAGCACCACCGCCTAGTGTGCGAGCTGAGGGCGGCGGTGCAAGAACACCTACCTGAGAACGAGCTCAGACTCTTTGTGGACAATTGCTTGGCGCATTACGACCAAGTTATGAACCTCAAGGGTTTAGTGGCCAGATCCGATGTCTTCCACCTTGTTTCCGGCATGTGGAAGACGCCGGCTGAGCGTTGCTTTATGTGGATCGGTGGATTCAGGCCCTCAGAACTCATTAAG ATTATGGTGAGTCAAATAGAGCCTCTGACGGAGCAACAAATACTTGGGATATGCGGGTTGCAACAATCAACACAAGAGGCAGAAGAGGCTCTTTCCCAAGGCCTTGAGGCTCTCAATCAATCTCTCCTGAACACTATCACATCAGATTCTTTGAGCTCTCCTCCTGTTATGGCTACCTACATGGGACAGATGGCTCTCGCCATGAACAAGCTCGCTACTCTTGAAGATTTCGTCAAACAG ATAATCTACGGCAGCAAACGGTGCACCGGCTGCATGAGATCCTAA
- the LOC112696091 gene encoding bZIP transcription factor TGA10 isoform X4, producing MGSSVKSSNQGSTQLEPLQQQHHHHHRRHHNQIQQEHQISFGMMQSPSSSSSIIPGNLLNKDSGGGGAYDLGELDQALFLYLDGQADPSNTLHQDQRQKSSSSGMRPHTLNIFPSQPMHVHPSSSNSKASMELVSASKNEPASATAPPPQPPKPVKRDSNRKGPTSSSEQEGPKTPDPKTLRRLAQNREAARKSRLRKKAYVQQLESSRIRLNQIEQELQRARSQGIFFGGSGVMGGEQGLGVGINGISTEAAMFDVEYARWLEEHHRLVCELRAAVQEHLPENELRLFVDNCLAHYDQVMNLKGLVARSDVFHLVSGMWKTPAERCFMWIGGFRPSELIKIMVSQIEPLTEQQILGICGLQQSTQEAEEALSQGLEALNQSLLNTITSDSLSSPPVMATYMGQMALAMNKLATLEDFVKQIIYGSKRCTGCMRS from the exons ATGGGTTCGAGTGTTAAGAGCAGCAACCAAGGAAGCACTCAACTTGAACCACTTcaacaacaacatcatcatcatcatcgtcgtcaTCATAATCAAATACAGCAAGAGCACCAAATCTCTTTCGGGATGATGCAATCTCCTTCATCATCATCCTCTATCATCCCGGGAAACTTGTT AAACAAGGATTCAGGTGGTGGTGGAGCTTATGATTTGGGTGAACTGGACCAAGCCCTTTTTCTCTACCTCGATGGACAAGCCGATCCCTCAAATACTCTTCATCAAGACCAAAGAC AGAAGTCATCATCATCCGGAATGAGGCCTCATACGCTCAACATTTTCCCCTCTCAGCCTATGCACGTTCACCCATCATCATCCaattccaaggcaagtatggagTTAGTTTCTGCTTCCAAGAACGAACCCGCTTCTGCCACTGCTCCTCCTCCTCAACCACCTAAACCTGTCAAG CGAGACAGTAACCGCAAGGGTCCGACCTCAAGTTCTGAACAAGAAGGACCCAAAACACCAGACCCCAag ACACTGAGACGACTTGCTCAGAATAGAGAGGCAGCTCGCAAAAGCAGGCTTAGGAAAAAG GCATATGTTCAGCAGCTAGAATCCAGTAGGATTAGGCTTAATCAGATTGAGCAAGAGCTACAGCGTGCTAGATCTCAA GGCATATTCTTCGGTGGAAGTGGAGTTATGGGTGGAGAACAAGGTCTTGGTGTGGGTATTAATGGCATAAGCACAG AGGCTGCAATGTTTGACGTAGAATATGCTAGATGGCTAGAGGAGCACCACCGCCTAGTGTGCGAGCTGAGGGCGGCGGTGCAAGAACACCTACCTGAGAACGAGCTCAGACTCTTTGTGGACAATTGCTTGGCGCATTACGACCAAGTTATGAACCTCAAGGGTTTAGTGGCCAGATCCGATGTCTTCCACCTTGTTTCCGGCATGTGGAAGACGCCGGCTGAGCGTTGCTTTATGTGGATCGGTGGATTCAGGCCCTCAGAACTCATTAAG ATTATGGTGAGTCAAATAGAGCCTCTGACGGAGCAACAAATACTTGGGATATGCGGGTTGCAACAATCAACACAAGAGGCAGAAGAGGCTCTTTCCCAAGGCCTTGAGGCTCTCAATCAATCTCTCCTGAACACTATCACATCAGATTCTTTGAGCTCTCCTCCTGTTATGGCTACCTACATGGGACAGATGGCTCTCGCCATGAACAAGCTCGCTACTCTTGAAGATTTCGTCAAACAG ATAATCTACGGCAGCAAACGGTGCACCGGCTGCATGAGATCCTAA